From Brassica napus cultivar Da-Ae chromosome A3 unlocalized genomic scaffold, Da-Ae chrA03_Random_15, whole genome shotgun sequence:
CATTTAACACTCCTTCAGTTTCTGTTCAGACAATTCTCGCTGGATCTTAGCTTTTTATGTTCCTGTCTTAGAATAAATGACGATCCTTTCTATGTTTGCAACTTGTAGGAATCTATGTAGGCAATGGTGACGTCATACATTTCACTTGCGGAGGTGGTCTTGAGACAAGGACAGGGACTTTCGTAGACAACATCATCGTTAGTTCGGTTCCAAACCATGGAGGTGACAACCCTTGTCCTAACTGCGGAGACCAATCGAATCTCGACGGTGTGATCTGTTCTTGCCTCGACTGTTTCCTCGCCGGAGGAAACCTCTATCTCTTCGAGTACGGTGTCTCTGGACCCATCTTTATGGCTAAACCGCGAGGCGGTATCTGCACAACAGCGGTTTCAGACTCCTCTGATGAAACCGTTAACCGTGCGAGACACCTCTTGTCTAATAAAAATGGGTTTGGTGCGTATGATCTGTTGAGGAACAACTGTGAAGACTTTGCGATCTATTGCAAAACTGGTTTGATTGTTTTGTCTAAGCTGGGGAGTAGTGGACAGGCTAACTCGTGGTCTGCGGTGCGTGGTGTTTTGTCGCTTTGGGGGACGGTGAAGAGTGTTTCTGTGGGCTCTGCTGCGAGGTTGGTTGTTTCTGGGGTTGCTGGTGTTGGTGTTGTGACTTTGGCGGCGGGGTATGGTAACTACTGCTATGGTCGTTTATGTGCTGATATTGGTGTGAGAAGTGATGCTAGCAAAGTTCCTGTGGAAGACCTTGTTACGCTTATAGCGATTATCGAAAGAAGAGACGACAAGAAGTCTAGCTAGTTTAGCACTTGTTGTGGTGTGATTATGATTGTGATTGTGATTGTGATTGTGagtgtttgatggtaactaacTGTTTGCTTCTGTTTTCATTGTATGCGTGCAACCATGTGTGTTTGACACTACTTATCATGTGAAAATAACATTATTGTTGTTTCCAAAGTATTGGTCTACTTTGGAAGAATgttgaaacaaaacaataaacaaacacAAGTGGATGACGAATAGTGTTTGATCACCTACCTACCATTAGTTTGGCTCCTTGGTTGATTTGGAATTTAGTGTTAGTGTTACACTAGTCATCATCAGTAAAACAATAACTAAACAAAGCTGTCCACACGAGAAGGTTTTCTGATCATAACCCATTACAATCACACAAGAATACAACATGCTTTTGTCTCTATATCTTCTTCACCACCTTGTTTATCTGGCTGAATATACACGCACTGGTGTCTTTTTCTGAGTTATCAATAACTAATAACTCACCAAGTTGTTATTGTGGATCATAGAATCGGCTACTTCTACTTTTGCTGAATCGTGGAACTCTCTCTTTGTTATTATACAataaaaacactataaataattattatttttttaaacttattttagattatatttgtaaaacattttattttcagtttttattt
This genomic window contains:
- the LOC125594126 gene encoding protein LEAD-SENSITIVE 1-like, which encodes MQTKSQESWFVVNRKESKVKNLTQEERIISWSRGASNISSVSLKKMGFLSQQISRDELKPGDHIYSWRMAYIYSHHGIYVGNGDVIHFTCGGGLETRTGTFVDNIIVSSVPNHGGDNPCPNCGDQSNLDGVICSCLDCFLAGGNLYLFEYGVSGPIFMAKPRGGICTTAVSDSSDETVNRARHLLSNKNGFGAYDLLRNNCEDFAIYCKTGLIVLSKLGSSGQANSWSAVRGVLSLWGTVKSVSVGSAARLVVSGVAGVGVVTLAAGYGNYCYGRLCADIGVRSDASKVPVEDLVTLIAIIERRDDKKSS